The following coding sequences are from one Leptospira stimsonii window:
- the feoB gene encoding ferrous iron transport protein B, whose product MGHSNVDTNPKISRILMAGNPNCGKTTLFNRLTGLRQKTGNYHGVTVEKAEGLLGHEEHSLKVLDLPGAFSLGANAEDKQVTSRVLISHELGDRILFVMDASLAERSLQFLLQILELNVPVLVAVTMKDVLEKKRVRLDLDVLSREFGILFQYVNPKKGEGIKELKDLMVSPGAFRLPIKTFQWDDERERFIHRLLRSFSSEDSNSLKFVLVNALKELSGETLQKCLPGLALLPEESQTLIKEQLVDSKLKFTYIEELTQKSIYIKKILGAAVSGTSLNNDGLLSKVDRILLHPLWGVLSFLGIMALVFQALFTWSEVPMDWIESGVQNVGAFVGGYFSEGPLRSLVQEGIIGGVGAVLVFIPQISLLFFFIGILEETGYIARASFVMDRFMSKFGLSGKSFIPLLSSAACAVPAIMGTRTIENKSDRITTILVSPLITCSARYPVYILVIGAVFPAGAIWGVFSIQALALLSLFLLGMIASMLAALVFKKTFFRSDSSYFLMELPVYNAPSLKSLGITVFKKLKAFLSTAGKLILFISILLWFLANYPRIESDKFPGVITEAEVKKIQIRESYAGKMGKFMEPVLKPIGFDWKMGIGIITSFAAREVMVSTLSIIYGVGGEESEDDLKEAIRKDVDEQGKPVWGLRNSVSLLLFFAFACQCMSTLAVVKKETNSMFWPLFLFGYMTILAYTISFLVFQTWNLFS is encoded by the coding sequence ATGGGTCACTCTAACGTGGACACGAATCCGAAAATTTCGAGAATCCTGATGGCGGGAAATCCGAACTGCGGGAAAACCACACTCTTCAATCGACTAACAGGGCTTAGACAAAAAACCGGAAACTATCACGGCGTAACCGTTGAAAAAGCGGAAGGACTTTTGGGACACGAAGAACATTCTCTCAAGGTATTGGATCTTCCGGGTGCGTTTAGCCTTGGAGCAAACGCAGAGGACAAACAAGTCACGAGTCGAGTTCTCATTAGCCATGAATTAGGAGACCGAATCCTTTTTGTGATGGACGCGTCCCTTGCGGAGCGTTCTCTTCAATTTTTACTTCAGATCTTAGAATTGAACGTCCCGGTTTTAGTGGCCGTTACGATGAAGGACGTCTTGGAAAAGAAAAGAGTTCGTCTGGATCTGGATGTTCTATCCCGTGAATTCGGAATTCTATTTCAATACGTGAATCCGAAAAAAGGAGAAGGAATCAAAGAACTCAAAGACCTTATGGTTTCTCCGGGTGCATTTCGACTTCCGATCAAAACCTTTCAATGGGACGACGAGCGCGAACGATTCATCCACCGTCTATTGAGATCCTTTTCTTCGGAGGATTCCAATTCCCTCAAGTTCGTTTTGGTAAACGCTCTCAAAGAACTCTCAGGAGAAACTTTGCAAAAATGTCTTCCCGGTCTTGCACTTCTTCCGGAAGAATCGCAAACTCTCATAAAAGAACAGCTCGTCGATTCCAAACTGAAATTTACTTACATAGAAGAGCTCACTCAAAAATCGATTTATATAAAAAAAATATTGGGTGCGGCCGTTTCTGGAACTTCGCTTAACAACGACGGCCTTCTTTCCAAAGTGGATCGGATTCTTCTCCATCCTCTTTGGGGAGTCCTTTCCTTTCTGGGAATCATGGCGCTCGTTTTCCAAGCCTTATTCACTTGGTCCGAAGTTCCGATGGACTGGATCGAATCCGGTGTTCAAAACGTAGGAGCTTTTGTAGGAGGTTATTTCTCGGAAGGACCTCTGCGTAGTCTCGTTCAGGAAGGAATTATCGGAGGAGTCGGAGCCGTTCTTGTATTCATTCCTCAAATCAGTCTTTTGTTTTTCTTTATAGGAATTTTGGAAGAGACCGGTTATATCGCAAGGGCTTCTTTTGTGATGGATCGTTTTATGAGCAAGTTCGGGCTTTCGGGGAAATCCTTTATTCCCCTTTTATCCTCCGCGGCTTGCGCGGTTCCGGCGATCATGGGAACGAGAACGATCGAAAACAAATCCGATCGAATCACTACGATCCTCGTTTCTCCGTTGATCACATGTTCGGCGCGTTATCCGGTTTATATCCTCGTTATCGGAGCCGTGTTCCCCGCGGGCGCGATCTGGGGAGTTTTCAGCATCCAGGCCCTCGCGCTCTTGAGTCTCTTTTTACTCGGAATGATCGCTTCGATGTTGGCCGCACTCGTTTTCAAAAAGACATTCTTTCGTTCCGATTCTTCCTATTTTCTTATGGAATTACCTGTGTACAACGCTCCCTCGTTGAAAAGTTTAGGAATTACCGTATTCAAAAAATTGAAAGCGTTTTTAAGCACCGCTGGAAAACTCATTTTGTTCATCTCCATTCTTCTTTGGTTTCTCGCAAACTATCCAAGAATCGAATCCGACAAGTTTCCCGGCGTGATCACCGAAGCCGAAGTGAAAAAAATTCAAATCAGAGAATCCTACGCAGGGAAGATGGGGAAATTCATGGAACCCGTTTTAAAACCGATCGGCTTTGATTGGAAAATGGGAATCGGAATCATCACTTCCTTTGCCGCAAGAGAGGTGATGGTTTCCACTCTTTCAATCATTTACGGAGTCGGCGGCGAAGAATCCGAAGACGACCTCAAAGAAGCGATTCGAAAAGACGTAGACGAACAAGGAAAACCGGTCTGGGGACTTCGAAACTCCGTAAGTTTGCTCCTATTCTTCGCATTCGCTTGTCAGTGTATGTCCACACTTGCGGTTGTTAAAAAAGAAACGAATTCCATGTTTTGGCCATTGTTTCTTTTCGGATACATGACAATATTAGCATATACTATTTCGTTTCTCGTTTTTCAGACCTGGAACCTATTTTCCTAA